One region of Oryza glaberrima chromosome 7, OglaRS2, whole genome shotgun sequence genomic DNA includes:
- the LOC127778821 gene encoding protein PXR1-like: MGKDKQCETVDAVGMVPMEEEKKSKEEIHLKIKSKDKSSGDEDEKKEIEIEVKAKIVDKEEVKLDSDDGAKSAVKSKDSKKDKEKKKSDKKDDEHDDEDEEGKKKDKELKEKKKDKSDKKEEGKKKKDGDEEEEGKKKEKKKDKDGDEKEGKKEKKKDKDGDEEEEGKKKEKKKKDKGDKEKTNDPAKLKAKLEKIDTKIQDLQAKKEDILRQLKEQLKEELEGGKSKNAIEEKPAQTLEKGIEHNKPIEEKPAETVEGSRECKNNEKEETHVAAA, translated from the coding sequence ATGGGGAAAGATAAACAATGCGAAACTGTGGACGCGGTCGGGATGGTGCCaatggaggaagagaagaagtcCAAGGAGGAGATACATCTCAAGATTAAGAGCAAGGACAAGTCTTCAGGTGATGAGGATGAGAAGAAGGAGATTGAGATAGAAGTCAAAGCCAAGATTGTGGACAAGGAAGAGGTGAAGCTTGACTCAGATGATGGCGCAAAGTCCGCGGTAAAAAGTAAGGACTCAAAGAAAgacaaggaaaagaaaaaatcagACAAGAAGGATGATGAacacgacgacgaggatgaagAGGGAAAGAAGAAAGACAAggagttgaaagaaaagaagaaagacaagagtgataagaaggaagaaggcaagaagaaaaaggatggtgatgaggaggaagaaggtaagaagaaagaaaagaagaaagacaaGGATGGCGATGAGAAAGAAGgcaagaaagagaagaagaaagacaaggacggtgatgaggaggaagaaggtaagaagaaagagaagaagaagaaagacaaGGGTGACAAGGAGAAGACGAATGATCCTGCGAAGCTTAAGGCGAAACTGGAGAAGATTGACACCAAGATACAAGACCTTCAAGCTAAGAAGGAAGACATCCTGAGGCAGCTGAAGGAGCAGCTGAAAGAGGAGCTGGAAGGAGGCAAGTCCAAGAATGCCATTGAAGAGAAGCCTGCACAGACATTGGAAAAGGGCATCGAGCACAACAAGCCCATTGAGGAGAAGCCCGCTGAGACAGTGGAAGGGAGCAGGGAGTGCAAGAACAATGAAAAAGAAGAAACTCATGTTGCTGCAGCCTGA